One Gemmatimonadota bacterium DNA window includes the following coding sequences:
- a CDS encoding SDR family oxidoreductase produces MKENYTRPVATRPVALVTGVSRKIGIGAAISLALAKTGWDVATTYWRPYDAAMPWGIDESEAVAINDRIRDSNVRTVSIEADLSDIASPKRVFDHVEDSLGPVSALVMAHCHAVESNIENTTVESFDLHFAVNARATWLLTREFGRRFQGDHGRGRIISIISDHTTHHLPYGASKGAMDRIVLAAAQEFKDRGVTANVINPGGTDTGWMSDDLKEQIRHETPLGRIGLPADCARLVSFLCSEEGGWINGQLIYSNGGVR; encoded by the coding sequence TTGAAGGAAAACTATACGCGTCCTGTCGCGACGCGACCTGTCGCGCTCGTTACAGGAGTGAGCCGCAAGATCGGCATTGGTGCAGCAATTTCTCTGGCCCTGGCCAAAACAGGTTGGGATGTGGCGACTACCTACTGGCGACCGTACGATGCCGCCATGCCCTGGGGTATCGATGAGAGCGAAGCCGTGGCAATCAATGACCGGATCCGTGATTCTAATGTACGGACAGTTTCTATCGAAGCCGACCTGTCAGACATCGCTTCTCCGAAGCGTGTTTTTGACCATGTTGAAGACTCCCTTGGTCCTGTCTCCGCCCTGGTGATGGCACACTGTCACGCGGTAGAAAGCAATATCGAAAACACGACTGTTGAGAGCTTTGATCTGCATTTTGCGGTTAACGCTCGAGCTACGTGGCTGCTGACAAGGGAGTTTGGAAGACGATTCCAGGGTGATCATGGGCGTGGTCGTATTATTTCGATCATAAGCGATCATACTACGCACCACCTGCCCTATGGCGCCAGCAAGGGGGCGATGGATCGTATTGTCCTCGCGGCTGCCCAGGAATTCAAGGACCGGGGAGTCACGGCAAACGTCATCAATCCGGGTGGAACAGACACGGGCTGGATGTCGGATGATCTGAAAGAGCAGATACGTCATGAGACACCACTCGGCCGAATCGGCTTGCCGGCGGACTGTGCCCGGCTCGTCAGTTTCCTCTGTTCCGAAGAGGGTGGATGGATAAACGGCCAGTTAATATACAGCAATGGCGGTGTTCGATAA
- a CDS encoding NUDIX domain-containing protein, protein MLKRLCIIWVIVAGPCFGVHAERPAGIVLYFESGGEVFLLLADNQGNDRGWHAYGGSPLEGENTAETAARETEEETRGYFLRDDLLIKIKDQEPVIDHNGFALYFAEIPFVPAQLVTNNPVPNDDQSYSERGPYAWIPYSELEPYLEGPVNSDKRYTIEARFLPRECNTSWFWSVWLGNVRRAIETKSIPWTIK, encoded by the coding sequence ATGCTCAAAAGACTCTGCATCATATGGGTGATTGTTGCCGGTCCCTGCTTCGGAGTCCACGCGGAGCGTCCGGCGGGAATAGTGCTCTACTTCGAATCTGGTGGCGAGGTGTTTTTGCTGCTCGCGGATAACCAGGGAAACGACAGAGGATGGCATGCTTACGGAGGTAGTCCCCTTGAGGGCGAGAACACGGCGGAAACGGCTGCACGGGAAACGGAGGAAGAGACAAGAGGCTACTTTCTACGAGATGATTTGCTCATTAAGATCAAGGACCAGGAGCCGGTAATAGACCACAATGGCTTCGCCCTGTACTTCGCGGAAATCCCCTTTGTTCCAGCGCAACTTGTAACCAACAATCCAGTTCCCAATGACGATCAGTCCTACAGTGAAAGAGGTCCCTACGCATGGATTCCGTACTCGGAACTGGAACCATATCTGGAAGGTCCGGTCAACTCGGATAAGAGATATACAATTGAGGCGAGATTTCTCCCCCGTGAGTGTAATACATCCTGGTTCTGGTCTGTCTGGCTTGGTAACGTCCGGCGAGCCATTGAGACGAAATCCATTCCCTGGACGATTAAGTGA
- a CDS encoding serine hydrolase, whose product MHVRAACGRACNGRSGESYMQTELFEPAGMEFSTYLCTSDQVPDMATGHDEHGQPAEKQMYKSMCSAASLHSTPSDVAKILCACMRPGHSAEWHISAELAKEMITAQVPVNDSASWHDNWPDVPVKDDPFVSWGLGWATQIHNGSKAIWHWGDNGPFKAFAIGYPEEGTGLVAMANGSNGYKLWSSLCSMTMGGQYPCIDWLNRVVYS is encoded by the coding sequence ATACATGTACGTGCAGCATGTGGTCGAGCATGTAACGGCCGGTCTGGCGAATCCTATATGCAGACCGAGTTGTTTGAGCCAGCCGGAATGGAGTTCAGCACATATCTATGTACATCGGATCAAGTGCCTGACATGGCAACCGGTCATGATGAACATGGGCAACCGGCAGAGAAACAGATGTATAAGTCCATGTGTTCGGCCGCCAGCCTTCATTCGACGCCTTCTGACGTCGCTAAGATCTTGTGCGCCTGTATGCGACCCGGCCACAGTGCCGAATGGCACATCAGTGCCGAGTTGGCGAAGGAAATGATCACCGCCCAGGTCCCGGTAAACGATTCGGCTTCGTGGCATGACAATTGGCCGGATGTTCCGGTAAAAGACGATCCCTTTGTTTCGTGGGGACTTGGTTGGGCAACCCAGATTCACAATGGATCAAAAGCAATCTGGCATTGGGGAGACAACGGTCCCTTCAAGGCATTTGCAATAGGGTATCCTGAAGAGGGAACAGGATTGGTGGCCATGGCCAACGGTTCGAACGGTTACAAACTCTGGTCCTCATTATGCAGCATGACAATGGGCGGCCAGTACCCCTGTATCGACTGGTTGAATCGGGTAGTGTATAGCTGA